In bacterium, the DNA window ACTTCGATCGCTTCGAATCCGGCTTGTTTTGCGAGTTTAAAACTCTCAGCTAAATTTCTAGTTCCAAACGCCCATTGGTTTATCCCAATTTTCATATAAAAATTAAGATTACCTACGGTTTAAATTAAATTTCAGCGGTCATTCATTTCACGCTGGAATTCAATTTAAAACTTGTGTAATCTGTTGATAAAAAATTTTCTTAACTACGGTGAAAATAGTATACACAAAATTTGCTTTTTTTACAAGAACTGATAGAATTATCCGGAAACATGCGCAAAATTGCGGTATAATTATACTATTCACTGAAAGGTTAGTTATATATCCCATGAAAAAATATCTCATATATCGATTGGTATTATTGATTATTTTGATAATTTGTCTCATGGTTTATTATTTTGTGGCTTACCCCAAACAGCAAGCTGGTAAACATTTCAATCTAGCGGCTGCTGCGTTTGACCAGAATGATTTTCAGACGGCAATAAATGAATATAGGAAAGCATTAGAATACAAACCTGATGTTCCGGAGATATACCATAATCTGACGCTAGCATATATTCAAGCTGGCCAATTCGACTCTGCAATTGAATCCGGTCTCAAATCACTTCAGCTAACCCCGACGAATGCAGAAATGCATTATTATCTCGGAATAGCGTATGAACAGAAAAACCTGAATGAACAGGCAATAGCTGAATATCGGAAATATCTTGAAGTGAAACCGACCGGAGAATTCGCTACGGAAGCGCAACAGCAGATAGCGGTGCTAAAAGAGAAATTATATCTGCCACAAACCGTTGAAGAGAAACTTGAGAAAGTCAACCGAGATTTGGATATGATTAACGAAGTGTTACGCCGGCAACACGCAAAATAACCATCGTAAACTGTAAAACTCACAATGCAAATTACCTAGATCAATCCAAGTTGCAAGTAGTCCTGTGATGGTGTCTATTTAAGATTAAAATGAGTTGTGTGAAATTCGGATTTTGATATTCAGCCCTATTTGATAAACTCTTGTAGTCCCTGCCGAATCATCATTACTGCAATCGCCGCTAGGAGTAAACTGATAACTTTCGATACTGCTTTCGCGCCACCTTTCCCGATAAACGCAATTATTGTATCCACGTAATAGAATAAGATACCGACAATCGCCAAATTCAAAAGTAACGAAACTAAAGTTGGGGTTATTCCGTGGATATCCGCAAACATAATCACCGTGGTTAACACCGCTGGTCCGACAATAAGCGGGACACCAATCGGAACAATCCCCATCGTTTCTTTCCCTACGCGCCATTCAGTAGATTCTTTCAACAAATCCATGATCGCCAGAACCAGCAGAATCAAGCCACCAGCGATTTTAAAATCTGCTACGGTTACCCCGAGAACGGAAAAAATCCATCTGCCAATAAAAACAAAGAGTAATGCGACAATCGTTGCAGTTAACAGCGATTGCCACAGAATTTTCATTCGCAATTCAAACGTAACTCCTTCGGTTAACGAGATATAGATTGGCAATAACCCTATCGCATCAACCGCAACAAAAAGCGGAATAAACGTCAAAAGATATGGTTCGAAAAAATACATAAAACTAATCCTAATATCAACACTCAAATGTCAAATAAACCATTAAATTTTAAACTCTAACAATATTTGGCATCAGGTCATTCCATACTGATTTGATATTAGGAGTTTGGCATTTAACATTAATTTTTTACTTTTATATTCTCCGGACTATCGAGAATAATCTCAATCCCATACTGCGGCGGTTTAACAATTGTCCCGGTCACGTGAACCGTTTTCCCTTGGAATGAATAGGGATCGATTTTTTTCGATTCAAACTGTTTCGCTACTCGGTCGAAAATAACGACGGTGAATCCGTTCCGCTGTTCAGTAAAATTAAGGAAATAGGTGTTCGACCGAGCAGAATATCCGACTTTGAGAACTTTCCCTTCAACCGTTACGCTCTGGTCAAGATATTTTTCTACATCAGCGACAGAAATAATTTTTCCAGCCCCTGCCGATTTCGTGCCGGTCGTTGCCGATGAACTAACTTGTGGGCTAGCGGTTCCCGCAACCACCTTAATTTCTGACGGGTCGTTTAAGATAATTTCAAGGCCATACTGCGGATGATTGATTATTTTCCCAGTTACCTGAACAGTTTTCCCTTCAAACGAATTGATATCAATTTTAGCGGTTTGAAATTTACTTGCGGTTTGCGCAAAGATGACCACGGTAAATCCGCCTCGTTGCGGTGTAAAGTTTAAAAAATAGGTTTCTGACCTTGGTGACTTCCCAACCCGTAGAACCTTTCCTTCAACGGTAACGGTTTTATCAACATATTTCGCTACCTCGCTCACCGGAACCGTTGCGGATACTCCTATTCCTGCAAACAGAACTACGATACATAAACCGACTATACTAACAACGCTTCTTTTCATTTCTCAATTCCTCCTTTAACTTATTTTGCCGCGAAGATTGCTAACTCGAATGGATGCCGGAAGCGTTTTCGTTTACTTCCTTTTCGTATCATCCGGCTTCCCTGATGTAAATTATCTTCGTGGCTATTTCTTCGGTATTATATATTATATCATCTTTTTACATTATCTTTTTGGAATAAGGTATGTACGTATTTCTACTAAATTATAATAGGTTCAATTTCTACTAATTTTTGAAAGGTCTATTGCAACAACGGTTCCATCAAACGCAGGTTGATAACAAATACCGTTATTGATAACCGGTCCAGAAAATAAGAATCCGGTTTTCGAAATCGGAATCCGCTGAATTCTAGTTCCATCAATCGGATTCAATATTGCTAAATCTCCATTTAATAGCGGGATGTAGAATGTATTATTATCTATGAGAATATGGCTAGCAAAAATCGGCTGTTTCAATTGGAGCGACCAATTCTTCGTGCCAGTTTCAGCATCTATTGCCATAATTTCGCCGCTTAGCCCGAAATGATATACATTCGTTCCATCATACGCTGGATTGGTTTGACATGCACGGGTTACCATTGTCCAAACCGTGTTCCCGGAAAATAGCTCGAAGGCATAGACCCGACCGAGAACGCGTTTATCAATCGATTCTAATGCGGTATAAATAACCTTATTCCCAGCTAAAACCGGCATGGTTACTGACGGAGCCCAATAGATAGACGTTCCGACTCGATTTATCCAACAAGTTGTACCGGTGTATGCATCCAAACTATACGCATTCCCATCCCAAGAACCGAAATATACTTTCCCTTGATGCACCAGCGCTTGCGCAGAAATATGGTCTTGACAACCGAATTTCCATCGTTCCTGACCGGTTTTACAGTCTATCGCATAGAAATTACGGTCTCCGGAACCGATATAGAGTAATCCGGAATTAACTGTTGGTGAGGCGATAATCGCACCACCGGTTTGAAATTTCCAATTTAATTTACCATTCTTCGCTTGGAAAGAATATATCCCCCCGTCAACTGTTCCGATATAAACCGTTCCATCGGCAAACGCTGGTGACCCGACAATTGCGCTATTAACGTTTACCTTCCAAATCTGCTTACCAGTTTTCGCATTGAGCGCATAGAATTTTCCCCATTCAGTTCCGAAGAATAATTTCCCTTCTCCGATTGCTGGTGGAAATTGCAATCCATCTGCTATCTTAGTCTTCCAGAGAATATGCGCTGACTGTATTTCTTCATCGGATTCTGCCGGGTGCGGAACAACTCGTTTTAACGATATACGGATGGTATCAGTAGCTGCAGTTTTCCCAATTTCGCAAGCATATGCGGTTATCTCGTTATCACCAACCTCGAACAATTTATATCCGCCAGTCCGTGTTGCTTTTGTCATCAGAATCGGGATGTTTTCAGTATAAGTTAACTTCTCAATATGCCCATGACCGACTAATATCGCGATAACATTATACGGTCGAATCACTTTAAATAACTCGCGATCATTATCAATATATCTACCATCGGAAGCCGGTGGATGATGCAGCGCTAAGATAACCGGAGTTCCTTGCTTTAACGAGGTTAAATCTCGGGTCAACCAATCGAGTTGGGATTGATATATATGTCCGTGATGTTGCATTGGGATAGTATCGTCGAGAATAACAAAATGGAGTCCTTTATGGTCGAATGAATAATACCGTTTCCCAAAATATCGTTCAAACCGTTTCTTATAACTATCCGACCAGCGGATTTCATGGTTTCCCATAACGGAATAGACGGGGATATCTATCTGATGAATGAAAGTTGAATATAACGAAAATTCTAGCTCACTCCCAAGTTCAGTTAAATCCCCGGTATTAATAATAAACTCCGGTTTCGGTTGGAGCGCATTCATCGCTGGGATAACTTGTTTGAAGGTTTCAGTTCCAACTTGGTCGCCTATATGAGTATCCGTGAACTGGATAAACTGCCACGCTAATCCAGTCGAAAAAAGTATAAAAACTAATCCTAAACACCAACTGATTTGGTACAACCCTACTTTTTGTCGCATGAATCCCTCCAAGTATAATTTTATCAATGATTTTAATATAAAACCGGATAAATAGCTACTTCGATGTTACTGCGGAGAAGAATAGAGGGATATCGGTTATCCCTTATCACTCTCCATATAAGATTCGACTTTGATTCGGAATGATTAGGCTTGATGTTAGGTTAATCAAATTATAACATTCCCGCAACCAAACATAAACCAACCCCAAAACCGCATATGTGGTATTGTTTTTTCATTAATAACCATAGGCAAAGGAGTGGTATTTAAAAAAGGTAAGCAAGTAGTGAAGTTGAAAAATTCCTCTTGCCATTTCCTTTTACTCCTTAAGCTGGTGGGTACTCGGAGCAAAGCAGGAATTGTTTCGGTTCGTCTTCGATAATCTCCGGAAAGCGGGGCAACGCATCGAGGAAACGGTTATCTTTAACATCATCATTCACGAGCGATACTTCGCCAACGAGGACGTTCCCTTTCCCGATTTCCGCCCAGAAATTATGATAGAGTTTCGGGGGGAAAGTGATACTTTCTCCCGGACGAAGGGTTATGGTTGTTCCTGCAGGGAAAGTTTTTTGCATCCCGTCAATCGAAACGATAACATCTGAATCTGCAAGCTTCTCATGTTCATCCGAATTATAGAGTGTCATCTGGAGATTTCCACCCATCCGATTGATGATATCTTCCATTTTCGTCCAATGGAAATGGAACGGGGTAACCTGATGTTCACGAACCAGCATAATCTTTTCGCAATATTTCTTCAGGCAATTCGGATCGTTCAGATTCCCGTTCCGTAAGGTGAATAAGATTAATCCGAACCGTTCGAAATTTCCGAGTCCGAAATCGGTTATATCCCAACCGAGCGCATGGTTCCGAATCTCATCTACTTCGTGTCCTTTCGATTTCCATTCTTCCGGTGACCAATACGCAAACGGCGGTAACTGAAACTGGAATCGCTCGAAGGTTTTAATTGCTTCTCGAATATATTTATTGATTTCACTACGTCTCATAGCAACATAGGGGATTGAGTATCGTTTTACACAAAGAATTAATGTTAATCACTGCAAATAGCTATTCTATTTTACCTGATAAGCTCAACCGTTACAACTTTTTTCTTTGGAATTGAAATGGTTATCGAATTATCCGGTTCTAATCGTAGCTTCCTGATAAACTTCTCTTCCATCGAGACAAGCTGAACCTTTCGGAGTTTTAACGCAGACGCAAAGCATACTTTACCTGTTACCCATGTATCAGTCGGATTATAAATGCGGAGTATCAAATTTTTACTATATTCCGCTTTTTTAAATGCGCTTAAAACAAGGGTGGCTGGTTCTATAGATATGAAACTATAACTAGCAGGTAGTGTTCCTGATTTATTATTCCGAGTAGATTGACCGACAAGTAAGGGGAAATGGAATCGTTCCACTTCCGCAAATAGGTTCCCTTTTTCCCAGTTACCTGAATGTGGAATAATAGCATATTCAAAAATATGCTTACCAAGCGATTGGCTCAACTCTTGTTCTGGTCGTTTTTCCCAGCGATAACTTACCGTACATAACGTAACCTCAAATGAACGCAGCAACGTTATCGCTAACGTTCGTGCCGGATTATCCATAACCTCATATTCATGTATCCCTTTAGTGATAATCCCAAATCCTTTCTCGCCATCGCTAACATCAACGAACCGTAACATCGGATATCTCGGATTCTGCGTTAATCGGAACGGATGGTTTCTGTCTCTATCAATCAAGCGGTCACAAACATCAAACGGCGATTCCGCTGAAGAATATTTTGCGGTCGCTAATCCAGTTGGGAACAGCAATCGCAGTCGATGATTTTTACTTTGGTTATCAATGATCGTTTTCACGGCAACTGATTTCGCACCGCGCTGCAGCGTGAAATATGAAGTTATTGTTAACGGTTTCATTTCTTCCGAACGAAAAGTATCGAGATACATATTATCATGGTCAACGAGCTCGCTATGTCCGAATCCAGCAGGTATTTCCATAAAATAATCTACTCGAACTGTTGCAGCGAGTTGGTTATTTTCAACCAGCGATATCCGAACCGGACAACCGAGACTCGATACCACCTTATCTTGCATCATTCGCCGATGTTGCCAGGCAGTTCCTGCTTCACCTTCATCAATAAAATAATGCTGATTTGTATATGTCTGACCATTAGATTTATCGTAAATTGATAGCGTTCCATCAGCGGTAACGGTTACCTGTAGAAATTCATTCTCAAGTTGGTTCGGCTGCGGTGATATCCAAGCATCAATTCCCGGCGGAATAGCTACTGTCCGAACCGTATAAACTTTATATCCGAACGCAGGAATGTTTTCTGCCCAGAAATTAGTTTGTGCTACCTGACAGGGTAACGCCATCGTTAAATCGGTATTATTCCGAATCGTTTTTTCGCCTGGTTTCAGGGAAACTGTTGCCATGGGAACCGGGGTACCGGATTCATCGTAAAGATTATAATACGCTAAGTTCACATCAGATTGCGCTTGTCCATCAACAACCCGGTGAAGTTGATTCGGGATATCAATATACGCAGTCACCACTTCTGATCGTGGATAAGGTGATGGATTAAAAACCGTTATCACAATCTCTTCCGGTTTAACTTTTTTCGTATTTATTCGAAGCTGGATTTTCGCGAGCGAATTCTGCAGCCAGGTATCAGCGATGCGAATCGTTTGATTGAGTCGATAGAACGCATCTTCTTCCAGCGCATCAATACCGCAGCCGGCGATTGTATCATGCGGCTGGCATTGTAGCAGCGATTTCCAGGCAAGTTCAAAATATTTCTCTGGATATTCTTCACCGAGCAGATAAGCGAGAGTTGAAAATGGTTCCGCTAATCGAGTTAAGATATTTTCCGCTTCGACCAGTTTAATCTTCTGCCGTGGTCGTGCTGAAACCATATCGCCAAATAGAATCGTTAACGGAGATTGTTGACCCGGATATCGCATCTCGCCCCGAAACTGTTTCAATGTAGCCCGATTAACTGCAGACTTCAAATCCTCAACATATTTCGGCAGCGTGCTGAAAAAAAGTTTTTCACCCGGTTTAAGATACTTTTGCAGTTTATTGAATATTTCAATTTCTAACGGGTCAGGTTGCGTTGAATCCATCCCTTGCATGAATGGAATTACGGGGGTAGAAAAATGTTTCTTCTCGCGATTAATTAAATCACGTAACGCTGCCTGCAATCGCGATTCATCGAGTTCTTTCAACGGCGCTTGCTGGAAATAATGGTCGTATTGTCGCATTGCATCAATCAATTTAAACGGAACCCCGCCGGATTTCCAATCAAAAACGCGGTCGCGGATACTTTTCCCGCCATAGACTACCGGCCGCCAGACAAACATATAGAAGTTATATCGGGCTGCGGAACCGAATCGGGAACAAAGTGCTACCGTTCCATCCGGTGATTCCCAGAGAAATTCCGCTTGCGGGGATTCAAAATTTGTTATCCCGCGATAGAAAAATATGGTATCTATCCCAAAGCCAGCGTAAATCTGCGGTAGTTGTGACGGCTGGTTGAATCCGAACGGTGTATATCCAACCTTCATTACGTTTCCGAATTCAGCAGCAACCTTATGTCCGATAAGCAGATTGCGAATCGTCGTTTCCCCATAGGTTATATTACAATCCGGTGCGGTATACCACGGTCCGATATTGAGACGTTCGGATTGAACGAATTTTTTAATCTGTTCCCGTTTTTGTGGCCGGATTTCCAGATAATCTTCTAGCGGAATCGTCTGCGAATCTAAGCAGAAAGTATATTCCGGATATTTTTCCATCATATCGAGTAGCGTATCCAGAAATTCTACGGTAAGTTTCCGGGTCTGCTGATAATTTAACGTCCATTCCCGGTCGAGATGCGAGTTCGGAATAAAATGCGCTCGGAGTGTGGTGTTTTTAGAATTAGCTTTTGTCATAACCCTTATTATACTCCTTAACTAAAACTAGAAATGACAATTTGCGGATTCATCTTCTGCTAGTAGAGATAGAGTTCTATGACTGAACTATTATTCCCTTGTGCACAAGCGAGTTTCCCTGCCTATAAAGGTTGTTTATAGGTTAATGAACAGGCTAGCTCTGCATGTCCATCTATGTTTTATCTTGTATTATACTCCACAATAAGCAGTTGTCAATAGCAATAATTCAAGAAATTGTAATATCCTGATTCTACTAGAGTTATAGAAAAAATAGAATGATAAAACCAAACTCACCATTGGTAAGTTTGTTTTTTCTAGTCTTAAATTAAATCAAGAAATGTATCTCTTAAACTAATTCTTGGGATTATGCGCAACGGATAATCAATTTTTATTACGATCCGGTATTCTACCCTGTCAGACGATACGAAATACCGGCTAATAGCCGGCGTCTAGCATCCCGCAACATTTTTTATATTTCTTACCGCTTCCGCAAAAACATAAGTCGTTCGGTTTCATTTTTTTACTTCGTTCTAGTTTCTTTTGTTGAGCTATAAGTTCTCTAATTGCTGAAGCTGGACGCCCAGCATAAACCAGTTGCCTCATAATTTCCATATATGGTCGGATATGTTCAAAAAACAATTTCAACCCTTGACATAGATAATTCAACCCCGGTTGCCCAGCTGGCGTTTGGAGAAACCGATGTTTCGGGCATCCACCATTACAGGCGAACCGAACTTCGCATTGCTGGCAATATTCTGGTAATAACGCGGATTTATTTTTCCCAAACTGCTGTTGCTTTTCAGAATATACCAGTTCATTAAGCTGATGTTCTAAAATATTCCCGAGCGCAAACTTTGGATATACATAATGGTCGCAGGAATAGAGCATCCCGTTATGTTCGATAACCACCGTTTTCCCGCATTCAGGCGCAAACACACATAACGGGCTTCTCAATCCAAGCCAATTCGATAATGCATTATCAAAATATTGAACGAAAACTTCTCCGATATCCTGTTCAACCCATAAATCGAATATATCTATCAGGAACCGACCGAATTCTCGCGGTTCAACACTCCATTTCGTTACCTGCATTGATTTTTCTGGATGAACCAAATCCGGTGGAGAAGCAAGCGGTTGACTCCGCTCGGCTCCCTGTCCAATACCATTTGATTTTCGTTCCACAATTGGAATATACTGCTGATAGTTCGCGCCAATATTTTTCAGGAATTGATAGATTACTTTTGCAGACCGCATATTCTTTTTATGGACGCAGGTTAACGTATTAAATTCTACCTGATGTTTTTTGAGAATCTCTAACCCGAGCATGACACGGTCGAACGTCGGTTGCTGCTGGTTATTCACTCGGTAGCAATCATGGTATTCTTGCGGGCCATCGATACTCAATCCAATCAAAAAATGATGCTGCGCTAGAAATTCTGCCCAAGCGTCATTCAGCAGTATACCGTTGGTCTGGAAAGAATTAGTTATTTTTTTTCCATTAGCATATTTCTGCTGTAGCCGAATCACTTTCTGATAGAACTCTATTCCTAACAACGTTGGTTCGCCACCCTGCCAGCTGAAATGGATTTCTGGTACATCTTGCGACTGGATATATTGTTTTATATACGTTTCTAGCACCACATCTGACATCCGATACTGTTCGGTTGCCGGGAATAAATTATGCTTTTCCAGATAGAAACAATATCGGCACGCTAGATTGCAAAGCGGACCTACGGGTTTGGCGATTATATGAAAGGCAAGTTCCGGATGATATCTCGGCATGGCGTGTATATCGGAGAAACGACAACTCCATTCTGTTGCGGCTATTATATCTGATATTTCTTACCTATTTCAATCATCGCTTGAATATTTGCTAAGGGAGTATCCTGCGGCAGGTCACAACCAGTGCTTAAAATCAAATTCTTTATTTCACGGGTTTCTGCCAAAAAATGTTGGGTAACATGTTTAACTTCGTCCACGGATAAATTTCGTACTACCCGCACAGGGTCTAGGTTGCCCATTAAGATAACTTCATTTTTCATTCTACAGGCGATTTGCTTGAAATTAACTAGCGAATCTAAACTCAACGCTTCTACCCCTGTTTCGCACATTTTCTCAATCAGATGGCTACTATCCCCGCAAATATGCAGAACTGATATTGCATGAATCGCACGCACAATTTTTTTAATATAAT includes these proteins:
- a CDS encoding MarC family protein, which codes for MYFFEPYLLTFIPLFVAVDAIGLLPIYISLTEGVTFELRMKILWQSLLTATIVALLFVFIGRWIFSVLGVTVADFKIAGGLILLVLAIMDLLKESTEWRVGKETMGIVPIGVPLIVGPAVLTTVIMFADIHGITPTLVSLLLNLAIVGILFYYVDTIIAFIGKGGAKAVSKVISLLLAAIAVMMIRQGLQEFIK
- a CDS encoding D-lyxose/D-mannose family sugar isomerase, with amino-acid sequence MRRSEINKYIREAIKTFERFQFQLPPFAYWSPEEWKSKGHEVDEIRNHALGWDITDFGLGNFERFGLILFTLRNGNLNDPNCLKKYCEKIMLVREHQVTPFHFHWTKMEDIINRMGGNLQMTLYNSDEHEKLADSDVIVSIDGMQKTFPAGTTITLRPGESITFPPKLYHNFWAEIGKGNVLVGEVSLVNDDVKDNRFLDALPRFPEIIEDEPKQFLLCSEYPPA
- a CDS encoding anaerobic sulfatase maturase; this translates as MPRYHPELAFHIIAKPVGPLCNLACRYCFYLEKHNLFPATEQYRMSDVVLETYIKQYIQSQDVPEIHFSWQGGEPTLLGIEFYQKVIRLQQKYANGKKITNSFQTNGILLNDAWAEFLAQHHFLIGLSIDGPQEYHDCYRVNNQQQPTFDRVMLGLEILKKHQVEFNTLTCVHKKNMRSAKVIYQFLKNIGANYQQYIPIVERKSNGIGQGAERSQPLASPPDLVHPEKSMQVTKWSVEPREFGRFLIDIFDLWVEQDIGEVFVQYFDNALSNWLGLRSPLCVFAPECGKTVVIEHNGMLYSCDHYVYPKFALGNILEHQLNELVYSEKQQQFGKNKSALLPEYCQQCEVRFACNGGCPKHRFLQTPAGQPGLNYLCQGLKLFFEHIRPYMEIMRQLVYAGRPASAIRELIAQQKKLERSKKMKPNDLCFCGSGKKYKKCCGMLDAGY
- a CDS encoding PQQ-binding-like beta-propeller repeat protein, whose product is MRQKVGLYQISWCLGLVFILFSTGLAWQFIQFTDTHIGDQVGTETFKQVIPAMNALQPKPEFIINTGDLTELGSELEFSLYSTFIHQIDIPVYSVMGNHEIRWSDSYKKRFERYFGKRYYSFDHKGLHFVILDDTIPMQHHGHIYQSQLDWLTRDLTSLKQGTPVILALHHPPASDGRYIDNDRELFKVIRPYNVIAILVGHGHIEKLTYTENIPILMTKATRTGGYKLFEVGDNEITAYACEIGKTAATDTIRISLKRVVPHPAESDEEIQSAHILWKTKIADGLQFPPAIGEGKLFFGTEWGKFYALNAKTGKQIWKVNVNSAIVGSPAFADGTVYIGTVDGGIYSFQAKNGKLNWKFQTGGAIIASPTVNSGLLYIGSGDRNFYAIDCKTGQERWKFGCQDHISAQALVHQGKVYFGSWDGNAYSLDAYTGTTCWINRVGTSIYWAPSVTMPVLAGNKVIYTALESIDKRVLGRVYAFELFSGNTVWTMVTRACQTNPAYDGTNVYHFGLSGEIMAIDAETGTKNWSLQLKQPIFASHILIDNNTFYIPLLNGDLAILNPIDGTRIQRIPISKTGFLFSGPVINNGICYQPAFDGTVVAIDLSKISRN
- a CDS encoding tetratricopeptide repeat protein, producing the protein MKKYLIYRLVLLIILIICLMVYYFVAYPKQQAGKHFNLAAAAFDQNDFQTAINEYRKALEYKPDVPEIYHNLTLAYIQAGQFDSAIESGLKSLQLTPTNAEMHYYLGIAYEQKNLNEQAIAEYRKYLEVKPTGEFATEAQQQIAVLKEKLYLPQTVEEKLEKVNRDLDMINEVLRRQHAK